One Candidatus Eremiobacterota bacterium DNA window includes the following coding sequences:
- a CDS encoding histidine kinase dimerization/phosphoacceptor domain -containing protein has product MQVTSPSLSQEKPVISEETVAKWQNLVNLMARACQVPVGLIMKVEKPYIEVFVRSATEGNPYERGEKASLNTGLYCERVIEQRVPLLVPDALKDPEWDHNPDIKLGLTYYLGFPIAWPDGDIFGTICILDYKDNPHATDQKELMAEFSQVVERDLRIIIQGAERERLLREKELLLKEIHHRVKGNLNIVSSLLALSAAGYNDPRLQEAFRESQNRIRSIALVHEKLYGSADLASIDFGLYLKAIVAVLFESSARKGISFRMDCDEIRLEADEAVPLALVTNELVLNALKYAFPGDSEGEVAIELRSGDKGKIVMTVRDNGKGFPEHLDFRNSPSLGLQLVNDLVKQIGGTITMAGESGTVFTIQW; this is encoded by the coding sequence ATGCAAGTGACATCACCGTCTCTCAGTCAGGAAAAGCCTGTAATCAGCGAAGAGACTGTCGCGAAGTGGCAGAATCTTGTGAACCTCATGGCCCGGGCCTGCCAGGTGCCGGTAGGGCTTATCATGAAGGTGGAGAAGCCTTATATCGAGGTCTTCGTGCGGAGCGCCACCGAGGGCAACCCCTATGAAAGGGGGGAGAAGGCCTCCCTCAATACGGGCCTCTACTGCGAGAGGGTGATAGAGCAGCGTGTACCTCTGCTGGTTCCCGACGCGCTGAAAGACCCCGAGTGGGATCACAACCCCGACATAAAGCTGGGGCTCACCTACTATCTGGGCTTTCCCATAGCGTGGCCTGACGGCGACATATTCGGCACGATCTGCATCCTCGATTACAAGGACAACCCTCATGCGACAGACCAGAAGGAGCTGATGGCCGAGTTTTCACAGGTCGTCGAGAGGGATCTGCGCATTATTATCCAGGGAGCAGAGCGTGAGAGGCTCCTCAGGGAGAAGGAGCTCCTTCTCAAGGAGATCCACCACCGCGTGAAAGGCAACCTCAATATCGTATCGAGCCTCCTGGCCCTCAGCGCGGCGGGGTACAATGATCCCCGCCTGCAGGAAGCCTTCAGGGAGAGCCAGAACCGCATAAGGTCCATCGCCCTTGTCCATGAGAAGCTTTACGGCTCTGCCGATCTTGCCTCCATCGATTTCGGATTGTATCTCAAGGCCATCGTGGCGGTCCTCTTCGAGTCGTCGGCCAGGAAAGGGATTTCGTTCCGCATGGACTGTGATGAGATAAGGCTTGAAGCCGATGAGGCAGTGCCCCTTGCCCTGGTCACCAACGAGCTCGTGTTGAATGCCCTCAAGTACGCCTTTCCCGGCGACTCGGAGGGGGAGGTGGCAATTGAGCTGCGCTCCGGTGATAAGGGAAAGATTGTGATGACAGTCCGGGACAACGGGAAAGGGTTCCCGGAGCACCTGGACTTCCGGAACTCCCCGAGCCTTGGCCTGCAGCTCGTGAACGACCTGGTGAAGCAGATCGGCGGCACCATAACCATGGCAGGAGAAAGCGGAACGGTTTTCACCATTCAATGGTGA